The uncultured Sunxiuqinia sp. genomic sequence CGCGCAGGTTTCCTATATTATCCGAAATGGAAAGGAGCATTTTGGAGGCATTGGAACTGATGCCTCTAAGGGAACAAAAGTATTTTCACTAACCGGAAAGGTAAATCGTGGCGGACTGATTGAAGTGCCAATGGGAATTACCATTCGTCAGATTGTGGAGGATATTGGTGGCGGCGTACAAAACGGTAAAAAATTCAAAGCGGTGCAAGTTGGAGGGCCATCCGGAGGTTGTATTCCGGCATCGTTATATGACACGCCAATTGATTATCAATCGTTGATTGAAGTGGGAGCAATGATGGGATCCGGTGGTTTGGTGGTGCTGGATGAAGATGACTGCATGGTGGATATTGCCCGTTATTTTCTTTCGTTTACGCAAGAAGAATCCTGCGGAAAGTGCACTTTTTGCCGGGTAGGAACCAAACGTATGTTGGATATTCTGAATAAGATTACCACTGGAAAAGGAACCCAAAAAGACTTGGAGGAACTGAGGTATTTAGCTGACTGGACCAAAAAAGGAAGTTTGTGTAACCTGGGAAAATCGGCACCAAATCCGATTATTACTACTTTACGCTATTTTTCTGATGAATATGAAGCTCACATTGAGGGGCGATGTCCGTCAGGGAAATGTGCCGAAATGATTAGCTATTCTATCAACGACGAATGTATCGGCTGTACGAAATGCGCACAAAAATGCCCGGTTGAGGCCATCAAATTTGAGCCCCATAAAAAGCATTCGGTCAATATGGAATTGTGTATTAAATGTGATGCTTGCCGGCAAGTATGCCCGGTTGATGCAGTTATCGTAGAGTAAATGTCTGAACTGAGATTTTATGGATTACTGGGATTAATGGGTTTAAGATGATTGGAGGAAATACTTTATAAAATAGAATAAATGAAATATGAAGAGTTGACCCATAAAATTATTGGATGCGCCATGAGAGTGCATTCGGCTTTGGGAAATGGTTTTCAGGAAGTCATTTATCAAAGAGCCTTGGAAATTGAAATGGCAGATTGTGGCATTCCTTTTTCCAGGGAGTACGAGATGCCTGTTTTTTATAAAAACCAGCAAATAGGAACAAGACGGGTTGATTTTTTGATTGAAGGAAAGATATCTGTAGAATTGAAAGCGATTATTCACTTGAAGGATGTTCATTTAGCACAAGCCATTAATTATCTCGAAGCCTACGATTTGGAAGTTGGGCTGCTTGTCAACTTTGGAGCAAGAAGTTTGGATTTTAAACGGCTCGTCAATAAAAAGTTTAACCAAAAGAATCAAGGAAATCCTTTAATCAATTAAATCTTGGTTCTGACGATTAATCGAATAATCGAACTTGTAATCCGTAACCTTTTTACAATGATCAAACTAAAAATAAATAACCAAGCCATAGAAGTTTCGGAAGGTACTACACTTTTAGAAGCGGCCCGGAAACTGGAGATCGACATTCCAACGATGTGTCATCTGGAGGGAACGGGGCATTTTACCTCATGTATGGTGTGTTTAGTGAAAGATGTACGCAATGGAAAGTTGATGGCTTCATGCTCAATGCCGGCGATGGATGGAATGGAAATTATAACGGACGATGCAGAATGCAGTGAATCGCGAAAGGCCTCACTGGAATTGCTGTTGAGTGAGCACGTGGGCGATTGCGAGGCGCCCTGCCAGTTGGTATGTCCGGCACACATGAATATTCCATTGATGAACCGCCTGATAGCTTCTGGCAATTATGCAAAAGCTATAGAAGTGGTGAATCGCGATATTGCACTGCCTGCTATTTTAGGTCGAATCTGTCCTGCTCCTTGCGAAGCGGGATGTCGGAGAAAGCAAGTTGATGATCCGGTTTCGATTTGCCTGTTAAAAGGTTTTGCTGCTGATCAGGAATTGGAAAAAGGGATTGCTCCTCTGGTTCAACTGAAAGAAAAATCGGGTAAACAAGTGGCGATTGTTGGTGCTGGGCCAGCCGGATTAGCAGCGGCTTTCTATCTGAATAGAACAGGACATGAGGTGGTCCTTTTTGAGAAAAATGAAAAAGCTGGCGGTGAGCTATTGGAAATAGAGGAATCTGTTCTGCCAACCAAAATCAGAGAAGCTGAAATCAGCGCTATTTTGAATTCATCAATTCATATTAAATATAATTCAGTAATTGATCAGGTACAATTTGAGAAATTGCAAGAGGACTATGATGCGGTAATAATAGCTGCGGGAGGTTCAACTGATCAATGGAAATATTATGGACTATCTTTTTCTAAAACAGGTGTCGAAGTCGACAAAGCAACTTATCAAACGTCCATCGAAAACGTATTTGCCATCGGTAACGCGCTACGTCCGTCTAAGTTAGCGGTTCGTTCGGTTGGGCAGGGCAAAGAACTGGCTTTTGTATTGGATAAGCTTTTCCAAACAGGGGAGCTAAAAGCTTATCCCAGCCGTTTTAATTCGAAGTTTGGAAAATTACAAGAGCCCGAGTTTGGTGAGTACCTGAAGGAATCAAACGATTCAAAACGTCAGGAGGCGAGCCGCGGAAAATCAATTGGCTTTAATAAAGAAGAAGCTATCGCCGAGGCTAAACGTTGCCTGCATTGCGATTGCCGTAACCCGGAAAGCTGTAAGTTACGGGAGTTGTCCGATACATTTGGTGCGGTGCAAAGGCGCTTTCAATACACGGATCGTTTTCCTATTCAAAAAGAGTTTGCACCCCAAAACATTATTTACGAAAGCTCCAAGTGCATTAAGTGTGGTATTTGTGTGCGCATTACACAGCAACATCAGGAAACCTTTGGATTCTCATTCATTGGCCGTGGTTTCGATGTCAAAGTAGGTGTTCCTTTTTCGGAATCGGTAGAAAAAGCATTGGAAAAAACCGCTGCTTTGGTAGCGGAAAAATGTCCGACAGGTGCGCTTGCAAAAACTGATTCTGAAGAACAGCTCAATAATCTAACGAAATCCTCCTGAATTTGCTTCTGGATCTTTGTCAATTAAGATAATGGTCTTTATAGCGTTTGTAAAAGATAAAAGTATGAAACGAGCATGTTTAGTCAAAACACAAAAGGCAATGATTAAAGTGCGAGTTCCATATGATACCTTATAAATAGACAATTTTAATCAGATGAAGTACAAAATCCTATTCTTTTTAATCATTCTGGCCAATACCTTGCTGGCTCAATCTCAATGGCCCATCTTCCGGGGCGATCAACAATTGACTGCGTCTGTGTCCGCTAAGCTTCCGGAGCAACTTCAACTTTTAGCCTCTTTTCAAACCGATGATGATATCAAGGCATCTCCCGTTGTTAAGGATGGAATTGTTTATTGTGGATCGACCGATGGTTTTTTCTATGCGTTCAATTTGAAAGGAGAGTTGAAATGGAAGTTTAATGCTGAGAATGCGATTGAAGCTCCCGCGATTTTATTGGATGGAAAAGCCATTTTTGGCTCTTTGGATGGCTGGCTTTTTTGTTTGAACCAGACAGATGGTAAGCTGGTGTGGAAATATAAAACCGACAATCAAATTATAGGTTCGGCCAATTGGCACACTGAGGGAGCCAGAACAGTGATTGCCGTGGGAAGTTATGATTATTATTTACACGGAGTAGACCTTGAAAATGGACAAAACCTATGGAAATATGAGTCCGATAATTTTATCAACGGTGCTCCTGCACTGTATCAGGAAAATGTTGTTTTTGGTGGTTGTGATGGCTTTTTACATTTGGTGAATCTTCAAACCGGACAGGCAACCCGCAAAATTGAATTGTCGACGTATGTGGCTTCATCGCCTGCTATTATTGGAAAAGAAGCATATATTGGTGATTATGACGGGCGTTTTTTTGCGGTGGAGTTAAACGAAGGAAAAATTCTATGGATCTATGACGATCCTGATAAGAATTTACCTTTTGTGTCGTCACCGACAGTTGCAGGAGATTACATTGTTATTGGAAATGAAGATCGGAATCTTTACTGTTTTAATCGAAAAGATGGTAAATTAGTTTGGTCGAAACGCTTATCAAACCGGGTCAACTCATCATCCATAATTATTGGAAATAGAGTAATTACCGCAACGATGGATGGTATGCTTTATATGAATGCATTGAAAACCGGAGAGGAACTATGGAGTTACGAAATTGGAAGCCAGATGGTAAGTTCTCCGGCCTATTACGAAGGCAAGATAATTATTGGCGCGAATGACGGTCGATTGTATATATTGGGAGAATCGAATTGACGAATGATAAATCAAGCAACGATCAATTCATGAAACTAACACGAGCTTTTTTAATCAAAAATTCACAAGCAAGGATGATTAAAAAAGTTTATGTGAGAGCGGAGCGGTTCCATCCGTTCTCAAATTTTAAAGAGAGTTTTTAAAAACTTGAAAATTTTAAACGAATGAAAATTGCACACATCATACCCGGTTCGGGCGGTAGCTTTTACTGCGGTAACTGCCTGCGCGATAGTAAGTACATGAAGGCTCTGCAGGATTTAGGTCAAGAGGTGATTAAGGTCCCTTTATACTTGCCGTTGTTTGAAGATGCGCATGACTTAAACGACATCCCTGTTTTTTACGGGGCTGTGGATATTTATTTGAAACAGCGCTTCCCAATTTTTCGCCATATGCCAACATTTGTCGATAAAATGTTGAATTCAAAATCGGTTCTTCATCTTGCTGCTCAAAATGCCGGATCGACCCGTGCAAAGGGTTTGGAAGAAATGACTGTCTCCATGCTTTTGGGAGAAGAAGGCTTGCAGAAAGAAGAACTGGAACGCTTGGTGGAGTGGTTGCGCGATGACGCCAAGCCGGATGTTGTGCACCTTTCGAACGCACTGCTTTTGGGGCTTGCCCGACGTATTAAGCAGGAAATGAATATTCCTGTAGTTTGTTCATTGCAGGACGAAGATGTATGGGTAGATGTGATGAGCGATAAGCATCGTGAAGAGGTTTGGCAATTGATGGAAGAACGCGGTAGGG encodes the following:
- a CDS encoding GxxExxY protein, yielding MKYEELTHKIIGCAMRVHSALGNGFQEVIYQRALEIEMADCGIPFSREYEMPVFYKNQQIGTRRVDFLIEGKISVELKAIIHLKDVHLAQAINYLEAYDLEVGLLVNFGARSLDFKRLVNKKFNQKNQGNPLIN
- a CDS encoding FAD-dependent oxidoreductase, translated to MIKLKINNQAIEVSEGTTLLEAARKLEIDIPTMCHLEGTGHFTSCMVCLVKDVRNGKLMASCSMPAMDGMEIITDDAECSESRKASLELLLSEHVGDCEAPCQLVCPAHMNIPLMNRLIASGNYAKAIEVVNRDIALPAILGRICPAPCEAGCRRKQVDDPVSICLLKGFAADQELEKGIAPLVQLKEKSGKQVAIVGAGPAGLAAAFYLNRTGHEVVLFEKNEKAGGELLEIEESVLPTKIREAEISAILNSSIHIKYNSVIDQVQFEKLQEDYDAVIIAAGGSTDQWKYYGLSFSKTGVEVDKATYQTSIENVFAIGNALRPSKLAVRSVGQGKELAFVLDKLFQTGELKAYPSRFNSKFGKLQEPEFGEYLKESNDSKRQEASRGKSIGFNKEEAIAEAKRCLHCDCRNPESCKLRELSDTFGAVQRRFQYTDRFPIQKEFAPQNIIYESSKCIKCGICVRITQQHQETFGFSFIGRGFDVKVGVPFSESVEKALEKTAALVAEKCPTGALAKTDSEEQLNNLTKSS
- a CDS encoding PQQ-binding-like beta-propeller repeat protein — protein: MKYKILFFLIILANTLLAQSQWPIFRGDQQLTASVSAKLPEQLQLLASFQTDDDIKASPVVKDGIVYCGSTDGFFYAFNLKGELKWKFNAENAIEAPAILLDGKAIFGSLDGWLFCLNQTDGKLVWKYKTDNQIIGSANWHTEGARTVIAVGSYDYYLHGVDLENGQNLWKYESDNFINGAPALYQENVVFGGCDGFLHLVNLQTGQATRKIELSTYVASSPAIIGKEAYIGDYDGRFFAVELNEGKILWIYDDPDKNLPFVSSPTVAGDYIVIGNEDRNLYCFNRKDGKLVWSKRLSNRVNSSSIIIGNRVITATMDGMLYMNALKTGEELWSYEIGSQMVSSPAYYEGKIIIGANDGRLYILGESN